One genomic segment of Verrucomicrobiia bacterium includes these proteins:
- a CDS encoding MoxR family ATPase translates to MSTEEQIADFRASYAAVVEEIGRVVVGQGAIVDGTLQAIFAGGHVLLEGVPGLGKTLLVRTLGDVLDLSFNRIQFTPDLMPADIVGTNLVVELPDGRRQFQFQRGPVFAHLLLADEINRATPKTQSAMLEAMQERQVTAGGEIRRLEEPFFVLATQNPIDQEGTYPLPEAQLDRFFFKLVVGYPSASEMTEVLNRTTEGEPVKPSKVLDGPRLRELQRLVRQVPVATHVKDYAVRLVLATHPKTETAAPITNQYLRFGSSPRGAQVLLLAAKVRALTEGRFNVSFDDIQVVTPPALRHRLILNFEAEAEGMTTDHVIAQILQDVPRDATVGAVG, encoded by the coding sequence ATGAGCACCGAGGAGCAGATTGCGGATTTTCGGGCGTCTTACGCAGCGGTCGTCGAGGAGATCGGCCGCGTCGTGGTGGGGCAGGGGGCCATTGTGGACGGCACCCTGCAGGCGATTTTTGCCGGCGGCCATGTGCTGCTGGAGGGCGTGCCCGGGCTCGGCAAGACCCTGCTCGTGCGCACGCTGGGGGACGTGCTTGACCTGAGCTTCAACCGCATCCAGTTCACGCCGGATCTCATGCCGGCCGACATTGTCGGCACGAACCTGGTGGTCGAACTCCCGGACGGCCGCCGCCAGTTCCAGTTCCAGCGTGGTCCGGTCTTCGCCCACCTGCTGCTGGCCGACGAGATCAACCGGGCGACGCCCAAGACCCAGTCGGCGATGCTCGAGGCCATGCAGGAACGACAGGTGACCGCCGGTGGGGAGATTCGCCGGCTGGAGGAACCGTTCTTCGTGCTGGCGACGCAGAATCCCATTGACCAGGAGGGCACCTACCCGCTGCCCGAGGCGCAACTCGACCGGTTCTTCTTCAAGCTGGTCGTGGGCTATCCGTCGGCGTCGGAAATGACCGAGGTGCTCAACCGTACGACCGAGGGGGAGCCGGTGAAGCCCTCCAAGGTGCTTGATGGTCCGCGGCTGCGGGAGCTTCAGCGTCTGGTCCGTCAGGTGCCGGTGGCCACGCACGTCAAGGACTACGCGGTGCGGCTCGTGCTGGCGACGCACCCCAAAACGGAAACCGCGGCACCGATCACCAACCAGTACCTTCGGTTTGGCAGCAGTCCGCGCGGGGCGCAGGTGCTGTTGCTGGCAGCGAAGGTCCGCGCCCTGACCGAGGGACGATTCAATGTCAGCTTTGACGACATCCAGGTTGTCACCCCCCCGGCGCTCCGCCATCGGCTGATTCTCAATTTCGAGGCGGAGGCCGAGGGCATGACCACCGACCACGTCATCGCCCAGATCCTGCAGGATGTCCCGCGCGACGCGACCGTCGGTGCGGTCGGCTGA
- the raiA gene encoding ribosome-associated translation inhibitor RaiA: MKFILTTHNVTLTDALEHHVLARIEKLEHIDRWLIDARVCLEKDHTGRSPDKTYKCSIRIGIRGNDLYAEDREADLYAAVDLAVKKLEQQIRARHSRAKAKKHKVAARLKEKRRTTAL; the protein is encoded by the coding sequence ATGAAGTTCATACTGACCACGCATAACGTGACCCTGACGGATGCCCTCGAGCACCACGTGCTCGCACGCATCGAAAAACTGGAGCATATTGACCGGTGGCTGATTGACGCCCGGGTCTGCCTCGAGAAGGACCACACCGGACGGTCCCCGGACAAGACCTACAAGTGCTCGATCCGCATCGGCATCCGGGGCAACGACCTCTACGCCGAGGACCGCGAGGCCGATCTCTATGCGGCCGTGGATCTCGCGGTCAAAAAGCTCGAACAGCAGATCCGCGCCAGGCACAGCCGCGCGAAGGCCAAGAAACACAAGGTCGCCGCGCGGCTGAAGGAGAAGCGCCGGACGACCGCCCTGTAA
- a CDS encoding amidohydrolase family protein, with protein sequence MLLRARIVLPVTAPPLEDGAVLISRGRIEAVGRWSDLRAAVRGPATDLGEVLLLPGLVNAHCHLDYTHFAGRLRPPRTFSDWIKSLLALKGEWAYSDFAASWLAGTRQLLESGTTTVANIESVPELLTDCRSATPLRVHSFLEMTGVRSGRNPGAIVHETLRAIAGLAVEGGGFGLSPHAPYSTTPPLLALTAEVATRENWRTTTHVSESEAEFEMFMFRRGPMFDWLESQRPMEDCGLGSPIQHLERCGLLGPRHLAVHVNYLWHGDASRLARAGAHVVHCPQSHAYFGHRRFPRTELEEAGVNVCLGTDSLASTRPPRTGPPQLSMLAELREFIGRDATLSPEAALEYASVRAARALGLGGRAGELSAGAHADCVALPFAGGVRESAAAVIAHEGPVTATLIGGRWIRRPPEVAAAP encoded by the coding sequence GTGCTCCTGCGGGCCCGAATCGTTCTGCCAGTCACCGCGCCGCCCCTCGAGGACGGCGCGGTTCTGATTTCACGGGGCCGCATTGAAGCGGTCGGCCGCTGGAGCGACCTGCGAGCCGCGGTCCGCGGGCCCGCGACTGACCTCGGCGAAGTCCTCCTCCTGCCAGGCCTCGTCAACGCGCACTGCCATCTGGACTACACCCACTTTGCCGGACGCCTCCGCCCGCCCCGCACGTTTTCCGACTGGATCAAGTCCCTGCTGGCCCTCAAGGGGGAGTGGGCCTACTCCGACTTCGCAGCCTCGTGGCTGGCAGGCACCCGGCAGTTGCTGGAATCGGGGACAACCACGGTGGCCAACATCGAAAGTGTCCCCGAACTCCTGACCGACTGCCGCAGTGCCACACCGCTCCGGGTCCATTCGTTCCTCGAGATGACAGGGGTCCGCAGCGGTCGCAATCCGGGGGCCATCGTGCACGAAACCCTGCGAGCCATTGCCGGGCTGGCGGTCGAGGGTGGCGGATTCGGGCTTTCGCCGCATGCGCCCTACTCCACCACGCCTCCCCTGCTGGCCCTGACCGCCGAGGTCGCCACCAGGGAAAACTGGCGCACGACGACCCACGTCTCGGAATCCGAGGCCGAGTTCGAGATGTTCATGTTCCGCCGCGGCCCCATGTTCGACTGGCTCGAGTCCCAGCGACCCATGGAGGATTGCGGCCTGGGCTCCCCCATCCAACACCTCGAGCGCTGCGGACTGCTCGGCCCCCGCCATCTCGCCGTGCATGTGAACTACCTCTGGCATGGGGATGCCTCCCGCCTCGCGCGGGCCGGCGCCCACGTGGTGCACTGTCCACAGAGTCACGCGTACTTCGGTCATCGCCGGTTCCCGCGCACCGAACTGGAGGAAGCCGGGGTCAACGTCTGCCTCGGGACCGACAGTCTCGCATCCACCCGCCCCCCCCGCACCGGCCCGCCCCAACTGTCCATGCTGGCGGAATTGCGGGAGTTCATCGGTCGTGATGCCACGCTGTCCCCGGAGGCCGCCCTGGAATATGCCAGCGTCCGCGCCGCCCGCGCGCTCGGACTCGGGGGGAGGGCCGGTGAACTCTCGGCCGGCGCCCACGCCGATTGCGTGGCCCTCCCATTTGCGGGCGGCGTCCGGGAGTCCGCCGCCGCCGTGATCGCCCATGAGGGGCCGGTGACCGCGACACTGATCGGGGGCCGGTGGATCCGCCGGCCGCCGGAGGTGGCGGCAGCCCCATGA
- a CDS encoding SDR family NAD(P)-dependent oxidoreductase produces MTTPARRVALITGAMGGLGSALVRAFAAEGWSVAAGWHHTAPDTLPKAAFATPLDVTRADAATAAVDAVLRRWGRLDVLVNNAGISRDELLVRTSSNDWDSVLAVNLKGAFHCCRAVLPAMVQQKEGHILNIVSFGGRVGRAGQTAYAASKAALAGLTRSLAREVGPSGIRVNAVSPGFLRTPMVGHLPPEQLRAHAAENVLGRLGDPDEAARCICQIAGFRDTSGQLFQLDSRIAP; encoded by the coding sequence ATGACCACGCCCGCCCGCCGGGTCGCACTGATCACCGGCGCCATGGGCGGCCTTGGATCCGCCCTCGTACGCGCATTTGCAGCGGAGGGATGGTCCGTGGCCGCAGGATGGCACCACACCGCACCGGACACGCTTCCGAAGGCGGCGTTCGCGACGCCTTTGGATGTCACCCGAGCCGACGCCGCCACCGCCGCGGTGGATGCAGTGCTCCGGCGGTGGGGCCGCCTCGACGTGCTGGTGAACAACGCCGGCATTTCCCGGGACGAACTGCTGGTCCGGACGTCTTCAAATGACTGGGACAGCGTTCTCGCAGTCAATCTGAAGGGGGCGTTCCACTGTTGTCGGGCTGTTCTGCCCGCCATGGTGCAGCAGAAGGAGGGACACATCCTCAACATCGTGAGCTTCGGCGGACGCGTGGGCCGTGCCGGCCAGACCGCCTACGCCGCGTCGAAGGCCGCACTTGCAGGCCTGACCCGGTCGCTTGCGCGCGAAGTCGGCCCTTCGGGCATCCGCGTCAACGCCGTATCCCCGGGATTCCTCCGGACCCCGATGGTCGGGCACCTCCCGCCGGAACAACTCCGGGCCCATGCCGCGGAGAATGTCCTTGGCCGCCTGGGGGATCCCGACGAAGCCGCACGATGCATCTGCCAGATCGCGGGATTCCGGGACACATCCGGACAGCTCTTCCAACTGGACAGCCGCATCGCGCCGTAG
- a CDS encoding Hsp70 family protein yields the protein MSKIVGIDLGTTNSLVAVVDSGIPYVLADAHGERLVPSVVHVASPDATPVVGRAAQRVRALRPRETVSSVKRFMGRRGNEIPQEELGVGYPVSAGGSGPVTIQLPGRDWSPEEISAEILKELRRIAEAALGEPVTRAVITVPAYFNDAQRNATIRAGELAGLQVERIVNEPTAAALAYGLNRLKDRAKIAVYDLGGGTFDLSLLELNDGVFQVLATNGNTRLGGDDLDRRITDHLATLVVQAGGPEAVSDPVLFGRLREAAETAKIRLSTETTADITLPFLTPTFSFSHQLTRETLETLTRDLVERTRAHCLRALSDARLEPRDLSQVLLVGGQTRMPLVRRLVASWFGCVEFDEARGDLRLGDAFHEKSGPHLNTAVHPDEAVALGAAIQAEILSGGFRNLLLLDVTPLSLGIETFGGLMNVIIPRNSTIPVKAGELFTTAVDRQRSMLIHVLQGERERAADNWSLGRFDLEFEAAPKGVPRVGVQFEIDANGVLHVLARDVKTGREKTVALKSAVDVADADVQKMVEEAVEHAFDDLRARRWIEAKLRAGETLTATRKTMATYDRDLDDEYRGQLLEAIEGVEAVLSQENPRTKTGDPERLKAATARLDEVSRPLADHAMDQAMQEMLRRRGMTTAPSPPAPGEP from the coding sequence ATGAGCAAGATCGTCGGCATTGACCTCGGGACCACCAACTCCCTGGTCGCAGTGGTGGACAGCGGGATCCCATACGTCCTTGCGGACGCCCACGGGGAGCGCCTGGTGCCATCCGTGGTCCACGTGGCTTCGCCCGACGCCACGCCCGTGGTGGGACGCGCTGCGCAGCGGGTCCGTGCCCTGAGGCCCCGGGAGACGGTGTCCTCCGTGAAGCGCTTCATGGGCCGTCGTGGCAATGAAATCCCGCAGGAGGAGCTTGGGGTGGGCTATCCGGTATCCGCCGGGGGATCGGGCCCGGTGACCATCCAGCTCCCGGGGCGGGACTGGTCCCCGGAGGAAATCTCCGCCGAGATCCTCAAGGAGCTTCGCCGCATTGCCGAGGCCGCACTTGGGGAGCCGGTCACCCGCGCCGTCATCACCGTCCCCGCCTACTTCAACGACGCCCAGCGCAACGCCACGATCCGCGCCGGGGAGCTGGCGGGGCTCCAGGTGGAGCGCATCGTCAACGAGCCCACCGCGGCCGCGCTGGCCTACGGACTCAACCGCCTCAAGGACCGTGCGAAAATCGCCGTCTACGACCTCGGCGGCGGCACGTTTGACCTTTCCCTTCTTGAGCTCAATGACGGTGTGTTCCAGGTGCTCGCCACCAACGGCAACACCCGCCTGGGCGGGGATGACCTCGACCGGAGGATCACGGATCACCTCGCCACTCTGGTCGTGCAGGCGGGTGGTCCCGAGGCCGTCTCGGATCCGGTTCTTTTCGGTCGGCTGCGGGAGGCGGCCGAAACCGCCAAGATCCGGCTGAGCACGGAAACCACGGCCGACATCACCCTGCCGTTTCTCACCCCCACGTTCAGCTTCAGCCATCAGTTGACGCGGGAGACCCTTGAGACATTGACCCGGGACCTGGTTGAGAGGACCCGTGCGCACTGCCTTCGAGCGCTTTCGGACGCCAGGCTGGAGCCCCGGGATCTTTCGCAAGTGCTGCTGGTCGGCGGACAGACCCGCATGCCGCTGGTCCGGCGGCTGGTGGCCTCCTGGTTTGGCTGTGTGGAGTTCGACGAGGCTCGGGGCGATCTGAGACTGGGGGATGCCTTCCACGAAAAATCGGGCCCTCATCTGAACACCGCTGTGCATCCCGACGAGGCCGTCGCCCTTGGGGCCGCCATCCAGGCAGAGATCCTTTCCGGAGGCTTCCGAAACCTGCTGCTGCTCGACGTCACACCGCTCTCGCTGGGCATCGAAACCTTTGGCGGGCTGATGAATGTGATCATCCCCAGGAACTCCACGATTCCGGTGAAGGCCGGCGAGTTGTTCACCACTGCGGTGGACCGTCAGCGCTCGATGCTGATCCACGTTCTCCAGGGGGAGCGGGAACGCGCGGCGGACAACTGGTCCCTTGGCCGGTTCGACCTGGAATTCGAGGCCGCCCCCAAGGGGGTGCCGAGGGTCGGCGTACAGTTCGAAATTGATGCCAACGGCGTCCTTCATGTGCTTGCCCGGGACGTGAAAACCGGACGCGAAAAGACGGTGGCGTTGAAGTCCGCCGTGGATGTGGCGGACGCGGACGTCCAGAAGATGGTCGAAGAGGCCGTCGAGCATGCGTTTGACGACTTGCGCGCCCGGCGATGGATCGAGGCGAAACTGCGCGCCGGCGAAACGCTCACCGCGACCCGCAAGACGATGGCCACCTACGACCGGGACCTCGACGATGAATACCGGGGGCAGTTGCTTGAGGCGATCGAGGGCGTGGAGGCGGTGTTGTCGCAGGAGAATCCGAGGACCAAGACGGGCGACCCGGAGCGACTCAAGGCCGCGACGGCCCGCCTGGATGAAGTAAGCCGTCCTCTGGCAGACCATGCGATGGATCAGGCGATGCAGGAAATGCTCCGGCGCCGCGGGATGACCACCGCACCGTCACCACCCGCCCCGGGCGAACCCTGA
- a CDS encoding arylsulfatase, translated as MSRLHRFGLRRALGGLLAFAALGLAQAARPSRPSPLPNLIIVVADDLGYGDLGAYGQSRIRTPHLDRMAAEGMRFTQAYAGNAVSAPSRCALMTGLHSGHGRVRSNTQVPLEPADITIAEVLRNAGYRNAFVGKWGLGWEGTTGHPNAQGFDEFLGHLDQTHSHDHYPVFLWRNSVPFFLPGNQEGRRTEYSPDWLLRAATNVIRIYEDRPFFLCLAPTLPQANPALGTNGMEVPNLGDYAGKDWPLPEKRKAAMITRLDAMVGHVLEDLRRRRLDDTTLVVFTSGNGPHNPAGVDPAFFQSAGTFRGIKGDLYEGGLRVPLIAWWPGTIAPGTTNELPVAAWDLLPTLAEIAGTQAPKDLDGVSIAPALFGRPQRRRPGPFYWELHDRGEQRAARLDDWKAVLPGTDRPLELYNLRMDPGETSNVAAAHPEVVGELETLLRKASRPWQPPPDRSTNAAGAPGRRLPPNPADRIEELRRQATNAPGTSGTGKAPASAIPGAR; from the coding sequence ATGTCGCGTCTTCATCGGTTCGGCCTCCGACGGGCCCTGGGAGGTCTGCTGGCCTTTGCCGCCCTCGGCCTTGCACAGGCGGCCCGCCCCTCGCGGCCGAGTCCGCTGCCCAACTTGATCATCGTGGTCGCCGACGACCTGGGCTATGGCGACCTGGGGGCTTACGGACAGTCACGGATCCGGACGCCGCACCTGGACCGCATGGCGGCCGAGGGGATGCGCTTTACCCAGGCGTACGCGGGAAATGCGGTGTCCGCCCCGAGCCGGTGCGCGCTGATGACCGGACTCCACTCCGGCCACGGCCGGGTGCGCAGCAACACCCAGGTGCCCCTCGAACCCGCGGACATCACCATCGCCGAGGTCCTCCGGAACGCGGGCTACCGGAACGCCTTCGTCGGGAAGTGGGGCCTCGGCTGGGAAGGCACCACCGGCCACCCCAACGCGCAGGGTTTCGACGAGTTTCTCGGCCATCTCGACCAGACGCACTCCCACGACCATTATCCGGTGTTCCTGTGGCGAAACTCCGTGCCGTTCTTCCTGCCGGGCAACCAGGAGGGACGCCGCACCGAGTACAGCCCCGACTGGCTCCTCCGCGCCGCCACCAATGTGATTCGCATCTACGAGGACCGGCCGTTCTTCCTCTGCCTGGCCCCCACCCTGCCCCAGGCCAATCCCGCTCTGGGCACCAACGGCATGGAGGTTCCCAATCTCGGCGACTACGCCGGTAAAGACTGGCCCCTCCCCGAAAAGCGCAAGGCAGCCATGATCACGCGGCTCGACGCCATGGTCGGCCACGTCCTTGAGGATCTTCGGCGGCGGCGGCTGGACGACACCACCCTGGTGGTGTTCACGAGCGGCAACGGCCCGCACAACCCGGCGGGAGTGGACCCCGCCTTCTTTCAAAGTGCGGGGACGTTCCGCGGCATCAAAGGCGACCTGTACGAGGGGGGACTTCGTGTACCGCTGATCGCCTGGTGGCCCGGAACGATCGCCCCCGGTACCACCAACGAGCTGCCGGTCGCCGCCTGGGATCTGCTCCCCACACTGGCCGAGATTGCCGGAACGCAGGCCCCGAAGGACCTGGACGGCGTTTCCATTGCCCCGGCGCTGTTCGGACGCCCCCAACGGCGGCGTCCGGGCCCCTTCTACTGGGAACTGCACGACCGCGGGGAGCAGCGCGCGGCACGGCTTGACGACTGGAAAGCCGTCCTGCCCGGTACGGACCGGCCGCTGGAGCTGTACAACCTCCGGATGGATCCCGGAGAAACCAGCAACGTCGCCGCGGCACATCCCGAAGTGGTCGGGGAATTGGAAACCCTCCTCCGGAAGGCTTCCCGCCCGTGGCAACCGCCGCCGGATCGCTCCACCAACGCCGCCGGGGCTCCCGGCCGCCGCCTCCCACCCAACCCGGCGGACCGCATTGAGGAACTGCGCCGCCAGGCCACCAACGCGCCCGGGACTTCGGGGACCGGGAAAGCGCCCGCCTCCGCAATTCCCGGAGCCCGATGA
- the rsfS gene encoding ribosome silencing factor encodes MDSKKLALLCRELVENKKAEDVLILDVRQVSDVTDFFVIATGTSEPHLRAIESELLDGLRSGHQLRPAATDGHTEARWIVVDFFDVIVHLMKPDVRKHYDLEGLWSDAPRVPKARRRKAAAAA; translated from the coding sequence ATGGATTCCAAGAAGCTCGCGCTGTTGTGTCGCGAACTGGTCGAGAACAAAAAGGCGGAGGACGTCCTGATCCTGGATGTGCGCCAGGTCTCCGACGTCACCGATTTCTTCGTGATCGCCACGGGGACCAGCGAACCGCACCTGCGCGCGATCGAGTCCGAACTCCTCGACGGCCTGCGGTCCGGTCACCAACTCCGGCCGGCGGCCACGGACGGGCACACCGAGGCGCGCTGGATCGTCGTGGATTTCTTCGATGTCATCGTTCACCTCATGAAACCCGATGTGCGGAAGCACTACGACCTTGAGGGGCTCTGGAGTGATGCACCACGGGTCCCCAAGGCCCGGCGGCGCAAGGCCGCTGCGGCCGCCTGA
- a CDS encoding DUF4149 domain-containing protein: MLQAMRFAGLVIVAVWLGTTVFLTFGAGPAFFSPAMLEVLPRYHAGRAAQIVLESFFEFQLVCSWLAAVIVLVDWATTGRLPRKWILGLLGLLLGLVLLGGTMVQPRLRKLHAIMYAPNTTLVQKEEASALFRRWHGLSQAGNLVVLAGVLLYFWSLTTPPPARPGISYPTRIG; the protein is encoded by the coding sequence ATGCTCCAGGCGATGCGCTTCGCAGGACTGGTGATTGTGGCGGTATGGCTGGGCACAACCGTCTTCCTCACCTTTGGCGCAGGGCCCGCGTTTTTCTCCCCGGCGATGCTGGAAGTGCTCCCCAGGTACCATGCCGGGCGGGCCGCACAGATCGTCCTGGAGTCCTTCTTCGAATTTCAACTGGTCTGCAGCTGGCTGGCGGCTGTGATCGTCCTGGTGGACTGGGCGACCACCGGACGGCTGCCCAGGAAATGGATCCTCGGGCTGCTTGGACTGCTGCTGGGGCTTGTGCTGCTCGGCGGCACCATGGTTCAGCCCCGACTTCGGAAGCTGCACGCCATCATGTATGCCCCCAATACGACCCTGGTGCAGAAGGAGGAGGCGTCGGCGTTGTTCCGGCGCTGGCATGGCTTGTCCCAGGCAGGAAACCTGGTCGTCCTCGCCGGCGTGCTGCTGTACTTCTGGTCGCTGACCACCCCGCCGCCGGCACGTCCGGGCATCTCCTATCCGACCCGCATCGGCTGA
- a CDS encoding DNA-directed RNA polymerase subunit omega codes for MNSELTRRALEKIGNPHVLVNVISRRVRQLNSGGGGFNKPLVTVTPEMGVADIALLELLEDKIGYDLESEVPGSVIEPPKRKRVRKAAA; via the coding sequence ATGAATTCCGAACTGACCCGCAGAGCGCTCGAAAAAATCGGCAATCCCCACGTGCTCGTCAACGTGATCTCCCGCCGTGTGCGGCAGCTCAACTCAGGCGGCGGCGGCTTCAACAAACCCCTCGTGACCGTGACGCCTGAGATGGGCGTCGCCGACATCGCGCTCCTTGAGCTGCTCGAGGACAAGATCGGTTACGACCTGGAGTCCGAAGTTCCGGGCTCCGTCATCGAGCCCCCAAAGCGCAAGCGGGTCCGCAAAGCGGCCGCCTGA
- the smpB gene encoding SsrA-binding protein SmpB, whose product MGDIVTNSKARRDYHVLDTYEAGIVLRGTEVKSLRQGRAQIADAFARVEESQVWLHNAHIDEYSHGNLHNHPPKGKRRLLLHRTEIRKLEAQAAVKGHALVPLALYWKNGKVKVRLAVGTGKASYDKREDIKKREADREIQRAMSRR is encoded by the coding sequence ATGGGAGATATCGTCACCAACTCCAAGGCCCGGCGGGACTACCATGTTCTCGACACCTACGAGGCGGGGATCGTCCTGCGCGGCACCGAGGTGAAATCCCTGCGCCAGGGGCGCGCCCAGATCGCCGATGCCTTTGCGAGGGTGGAGGAGAGTCAGGTGTGGCTGCACAACGCCCACATTGACGAATACTCGCACGGAAACCTCCACAACCACCCGCCGAAGGGAAAACGCCGCCTCCTGCTCCACCGCACCGAAATCCGCAAACTCGAGGCCCAGGCGGCGGTCAAGGGACACGCACTCGTACCGCTCGCCCTTTACTGGAAGAACGGGAAAGTCAAGGTCCGGCTCGCCGTCGGCACGGGCAAAGCCTCCTACGACAAGCGCGAGGACATCAAGAAACGGGAGGCGGATCGGGAGATCCAGCGGGCGATGAGCCGGCGCTAG
- the rpmB gene encoding 50S ribosomal protein L28, with protein MARICPISGKRPVKGNHIWRSGKAKKKGGIGTHVTAITKRRFIPNLQTVRALLPNGQVKRIRVATSVLKKGLVTKAPKRTWKKPAE; from the coding sequence ATGGCACGCATCTGTCCGATTTCCGGCAAACGCCCCGTCAAGGGCAATCACATCTGGCGTTCCGGCAAGGCGAAAAAGAAGGGCGGCATCGGCACGCACGTGACCGCCATCACCAAGCGCCGTTTTATTCCCAATCTGCAGACCGTCCGCGCCCTGCTGCCCAACGGGCAGGTGAAGCGCATCCGCGTCGCCACGAGCGTGCTCAAGAAGGGTCTGGTGACCAAGGCGCCAAAGCGGACGTGGAAAAAGCCGGCCGAGTAG
- a CDS encoding YggS family pyridoxal phosphate-dependent enzyme yields the protein MPPCPPSSLAENLAHVQQRIARACALAGRDPAEVTLLAVSKNHPPATVACAFSLGVTWFGENRIQEARAKIPACPGRARWHFIGHLQSNKARDAVALFEMIESLDSLELAAALQKQAERQARTVRVLAEINVAGESSKFGWHPDRFLDELIALNAFPRLELHGLMTVAPWSPDPERARPVFRRLRELRDKAADRLGVPLPVLSMGMSGDLEPAIAEGATWVRVGTALFGARPRPARPSGEGDEAA from the coding sequence ATGCCGCCGTGTCCCCCGTCGTCCCTTGCGGAGAATCTGGCCCACGTTCAGCAGCGCATCGCCCGGGCGTGCGCGCTCGCGGGACGCGACCCAGCCGAGGTAACGCTGCTGGCGGTTTCCAAGAATCATCCGCCGGCAACCGTCGCCTGCGCGTTCTCCCTTGGGGTCACCTGGTTCGGGGAGAACCGCATCCAGGAGGCGCGTGCCAAGATTCCGGCCTGCCCCGGTCGCGCCCGGTGGCACTTCATCGGACACCTCCAGTCCAACAAGGCGCGCGACGCGGTCGCCCTGTTCGAGATGATTGAAAGCCTCGACAGCCTCGAACTGGCCGCCGCGCTTCAAAAGCAGGCGGAGAGGCAGGCCCGGACCGTTCGGGTTCTCGCCGAGATCAACGTGGCGGGGGAATCCTCGAAATTCGGGTGGCATCCGGACCGGTTTCTCGACGAATTGATCGCATTGAACGCCTTTCCACGGCTGGAGCTTCACGGCCTGATGACCGTGGCTCCTTGGTCGCCGGATCCGGAGCGGGCGCGGCCGGTCTTTCGTCGGCTCCGCGAACTTCGCGACAAGGCCGCCGACCGGTTGGGGGTGCCCCTGCCGGTCCTGAGCATGGGCATGAGCGGTGATCTTGAACCTGCCATCGCCGAGGGAGCCACCTGGGTCCGGGTGGGCACCGCGCTGTTTGGTGCCCGCCCCCGGCCGGCCAGGCCGTCCGGCGAAGGAGACGAGGCGGCCTGA